A window from Gossypium raimondii isolate GPD5lz chromosome 7, ASM2569854v1, whole genome shotgun sequence encodes these proteins:
- the LOC105787193 gene encoding annexin D5 gives MVLLKSCRAGLADYKLGKEEFQFPKFKHQFIETVLLRIERASKQSKAMSTLSVPPVLTSPRDDAIQLYRAFKGLGCDTAAVVNILSHRDVTQRSFIQHEYKTMYSEDLLKRLKSELSGKLETAVLLWMLDPAERDATVIKQAILSGVTNLFAATEVICSRTPSQIQLIKQNYHSKFGVLLEQDIAVLTSGDHKELLLAYLSTHRHEGPEVDREMALKDAKTLFKAGEKKLGTDEKKFIRIFSERSRAQLAAISSAYHDMYGGSLKKAVKSETSGEFEHGLLTILKCSQNPAKYFAKVLHQAMKGLGTNDTTVIRVIVTRTEIDMHYIKAEYLRKYKKSLNDAVQSETSGHYRTFLLSLLGPSH, from the exons ATGGTGTTGTTGAAGTCGTGCCGTGCGGGGTTGGCTGACTATAAATTGGGGAAAGAGGAGTTTCAGTTTCCAAAATTCAAACACCAATTTATTGAAACAGTTTTATTGAGAATTGAGAGAGCAtcaaagcaaagcaaagcaaTGTCGACTTTGAGCGTTCCGCCTGTTCTTACCTCTCCTAGAGACGATGCTATTCAGCTTTACCGTGCTTTTAAGG GGCTGGGATGTGATACTGCAGCAGTGGTCAATATTCTTTCCCATCGTGATGTGACACAGCGATCTTTCATCCAACATGAGTATAAAACAATGTATTCTGAAGACCTACTCAAACGACTGAAGTCGGAGCTCAGTGGAAAACTAGAG ACTGCTGTCTTGCTATGGATGCTTGATCCTGCGGAACGTGATGCAACAGTCATTAAGCAAGCTATTTTATCGGGTGTAACAAATCTTTTTGCTGCAACTGAAGTTATATGTTCTCGCACCCCATCCCagattcaattaattaaacaaaattaccaTTCAAAGTTTGGGGTTTTGCTTGAGCAAGATATTGCAGTACTCACCTCTGGTGATCATAAAGAG CTCTTGCTTGCATATTTAAGCACCCACCGTCATGAAGGCCCTGAAGTTGATAGAGAGATGGCTTTGAAGGATGCAAAGACTCTCTTTAAAGCAGGAGAGAAGAAATTGGGAACTGATGAGAAGAAATTTATCCGCATATTTAGTGAAAGAAGTAGGGCACAGCTAGCTGCTATTAGCTCCGCTTATCATGACATGTACGGAGGCTCCttgaaaaag gCAGTAAAGAGTGAAACATCTGGGGAGTTTGAGCATGGTcttttgacaattttaaaatgCTCACAGAATCCTGCAAAGTATTTCGCCAAg GTACTACATCAGGCAATGAAAGGTCTGGGAACCAATGACACTACAGTCATAAGAGTAATCGTGACGAGAACTGAGATCGATATGCACTACATAAAAGCTGAGTATCTGAGGAAATACAAAAAGTCCTTAAACGATGCAGTTCAGTCGGAAACATCGGGCCACTACCGgacttttcttctttctcttttgggACCAAGCCATTAG